ATGTGGTCACTTTCCTTTTAACTGAGGCCTGGGCATCCACCCATCTAAGCAGTGTGTTGGCTGATTGAATTTTCATCTCTTTtgtttctctttattttttccaCAAAGGCCCCACTAGAAACTTATTATAATTCAAAATTGGTTGTAGTTTATTGTTCCAGTACAGTTTCCTCCTGTGGCGCCGGCggatttggggcagggacggtcatcgCGGTTAAGGGTCAAGATTGatcctcaaaattttgtgcAGCTGAGATTACACCGTGTAATTCGATTTTCGCGTCAAGTATAGGATTCATCACTATCCGTTGTGAAAATACattatgtgaaaaaaaagttacacgatATACAAAGAAAGTTACGTCAAGTTGATAATGATTAAAATTGGCACAGACGATTGCACCCGAGTCCGGCGCCGGCTGCATACGAGGGTGGGCCAGGGCTGCTTCTTCATATTATAAAATTAAAGTTCACATTGATCCGATGGCATGTCAGTCCAGCCCTCCCCGTTTCGGTCATGAATTATTGGTGGAAAAAAGTCAAGAGTCAACTTGctgggcaaatttattttttagttgGATTAATTGACGCGATCGCCGAATCGTATTGGTTATTGGGAAAGGGCTACACAAGACTTGTATTTTGTTAAAGAAGTATCTTTGTGGATAAAATCTTATATATCAACGGCCACGGGTTTCTTCTAAGAGTCATGACAATGACAAGAGGTGAGTCCAATATTTAGTTGtctattaaaaaataataataattttgtatacaaaaattttaaacaattTACCAAATAAGATGAATAAAGTGAACTGccaatgagaaaaaaaaaaagagaatattttgaattttacatTAAATCTACTCTTATCTATTTTGTCCGTGATGGGCAGATAAGAAAAGCCGCCAGTGGTCGAAATCTTCTAATGGCTGGGTCAGAACTAATGGAGCGTTGGGGAGGTCTTGCACGCCTTGGAATACTATACCAGATCTCAACGTAAGCAacaactgtttttttttctcctcgTTTTGGGAAGGAACAGAAGTGAATTTCATTTAGGACAAATCCGCAAGTGCAGATCTCCACGCAAGCAACAAATTAATATGTACAGTACTAAAGTACCTGACATTAATAGATCAAGTACCAAATAAATAGCTAATACATGGTACTAAAGTCATCTAACCACTTGGCCAATGGCTTGGTTGTCACTGGATTGCACTGCAGGTGAGGGTTTAAATCTCATTCGTaactaaaaaaatttaagaattaTGTTAGAGCATTTTTTTAGTATAATTGAATCTGTATAACTATTAATCTCCTATCACAGGCTTCTTAAAGTCTCTCTTTCCTtagattaatatatattaaagtACCGCCTGAGCACagcatggaaaaaaaaaagaatgtacTTTGTCTTTATTCATTCAAATTAACAGCCAACAATcacggattcaatcaagaaatcACATCTGAGGTCTGACCTCAATGGATGTTTCACTTTTGTTCACGTTTCGTTCTTACATGTGGTTTTCATGAGTATTTTTCTTATTGATGAGCTGGTCTCCAACACTTATTTACAATTAGAAGTAATTTATGCTGTGACTTacataaaaaggggaaaaaaactcAACATTTTTTACACACTAGTACATTTAATATtcaaataataaatattttgCTCCTAATTAAATAGCATCAACTCATAAAAATCACTAGTAAATTTTTGCTTCGATGCACAACAATAATTTGCCTTTAATTTCCTTACTATTTGTGCCCATGTTAAGTTCCAACAATTATAATTATGTTTCTTTATGGTCATTATGTTAAATTCCCTTTACTTTTACTctactctctctctttttttttcctaatattGGGAGCGGACAAAATGAGAATATCCATTTTCCGCACAGACAACAATTCTGACGTTGACTGGACCGCGTGATGGGCTTCATGAGTCATCGCCGTAAAATTACACGCGCCTGAATCTCTGAAGCggaagtccttttttttttttttttttttaatgatgatTAGCACTCCATCACATCATATCGGAAAAAAGATCTCCGACAGTGGTTCATAATTGTGGAGAATCTTTTTCTAGATAATCATTATCGTAGACTTGTAGTTGGAggactaaaatttaaaaagcaGAAAAATGTGGATCCAAAATAACTATTAAACATGTTTAATAAGTAGTTAGTTCAACGGTAATAGAAAAGTTCTACTTTGATTAATATTTAATTACTTGCTAATTTACATGTTAAATAGGATTCATTTGATatgttgaatgaaatgaattgGGATCCTAAAACTTTTTATTCGATTAGAAAATAACTATTAGACATATTTGATAGTTATTCTGAATCGGCATAAAATTTTTCGGACTGTTAAATGATCAGCTCGAtagaaatgcaaagaaagatCCATAGAAAGATCTTCCCGctgctttgaaaaaaaaagaaaacttttcGTTTTGGGTTGGCATAAACTGTAGCGCTGATTGAGgttaccccccccccccccccccccaaaaaaaggcCTAGGATTATAGTAGATTTTTTGTAACGTTCTTAGAAGTGGGGGAAGGCTTGATTGACTAATACAACAAAGTGGTCGTTGCCATCTGGCTTAATAGTAACTAATGCCTAGCATTGGCGTATGAGTTGTGGACCCGTGCTGTCCTGTGGGTATTGATACTCCGGTTCAAAGCTTATGACGTCGTCATGACAGCAATGCGACACTGGTTTTGTTTTCCCGGTCGACGACCCCACCATACAATATCCAAATGTTTGATTATTGGAAGTTGCCAACAGATAGATAAGCATAAGCTCCCCCCGCCTTTCCACAAATAAATTcgatattattaataaatagtAATACTTACTAGTGGTCGATAAGTTCAGTCGTTAGAAGTGTTTGATCAATAAAAAATTACTACTGTCGTCGATTAACGAAATTACAACGTCACCATCTCATTTATTTAGATTGTACTTAACGTGGAGTTAGCGGGGTCTACAATTTtagataaaatattttattttcattggtCAAAGAATAATAACCAACTTGTCAAATAATTAGCCGGGGACGTGATAAAATTTTGAAGACTTGTTCCTGTGGCATATGCTGAATTTGGACACAATTTAGACTCGGCAGTGGTTTACTAGTGGTGGTCGCGGGTAGGGAAACAAACAAATTGAGTGGCTTGTGACCTGACCGATCAAGCAATTGGCTCGACACTGAGTCGATCGAATTCCAGTAGGTCTCGAGCGATTTATTTAGCCAAACGAGTTGAGTATCGGTCATTTTTAATTAGGATCGATAGTTCCTCAAATCTTATCAAAcaatacatattatatatatatatatatatattagtgtAGAATAAACTGTATATATAGGAATTAagttattataaatttttaaaacatcTTATTTTCTAATTGAGTTCAATAcatcaattttcaatttaaattCGAGTTCGATTGGGTTTGAGTTTGCTCAAGTGCAAATGAGTCAAACTCGAACATCTCAAAAATATTATCGAATTAAGTTTAATCTATAGAATTTCATATTCAATCAAGTTGAATTCGAATTTGAGCCGCCGTGCCGTTGACTTGGGGCTACGTACGTGTGAAAGCGGTGCGGGAATAACTGAACATAGGAGTATCATATAGCCGAAATGTAATAAAACGATGAAATACTTGAGAGGTGTGGATCTGGTAAGTATATACTCCCATATACTACTTCCGTTTCTCTGCGTGCGTGTGtctatatatacacacacacacacacatacatagaGTTCCCCATCATGTCCGTCGGGGTAGCAGTACCATTACCTGCTCTGATATTTTGTGTGTGGTAGGACTGCAGAGTATCATAAGTTGCATACCACTCAAGTCACCGGAGTACCTTGCCTTACAGGCTTGCTTAAAGTTTGCACTGTTATTGTTGCTTCGGTGTGTGACTGtgctttttgtttttctgtcctttgagagagagcgagagaaggaaaaaagaaagaaatggagaGCACGATGAAGGATTTGAGGGGAGGGGAATCGGTGCTGGACATGTCACCGCGCGCAACTGTCGGAGGCGGTGTTGAGGACGTCTACGGCGAGGATCGTGCGACTGAGGAACAACTCGTCACCCCCTGGGTTACTTCTGTCGCCAGGTCCCTCTTCTCTTTCCTTCGCCcaaattccttttcttctttccaTTTCCTTTTCCGTCAACTTCTTGTACAACTAAACTAATTGAGTGATGAGAACTACTGCTAGTGTTTTGAATGAATTTTAGTTGGTGTAGTAGATAGGCTAAAATTTTAGTAAGcgatagtagtagtagtagtagtagtggtAGTGATTcttcatgcctttttttttttagttagtgATTCTTcatgcttgtttcttttttgcTAAGATTTTGCTGTTTGTTTAACTTCACAATTCAAGGTAGATTCTGAGAAATCTTTGCTGCTTAGTTCCAACAGTTTGCTAAAgttgaattttttcttttaccgATGCTAGTAAAATTTGGTCGATTTGATCATTGTTATGTAAATAAAACAGAATTTAGCCAGATTTTTTACTTTCTGCTGACCCCTTTTTGATTCAAGTGTATTTAAGTTCCTCTCTTCATGCATAATTTGCATGTTCTGAAAGCTTTCGATCACATTAGTAATTGTGTAATGCTTTATTTTGTTAGTGATTTGACTTCACTTGTTTGAGAATAGTGGTTATAATTTGCTGAGAGATCCTCGTTACAACAAAGGACTTGCATTTTctgagaaagagagagatgcTCATTACTTGTGCGGTCTTCTGCCTCCGGCTCTTATGACTCAGGAACTTCAGGTACTATAATCTGGTCAACTTGGGGCTTGGAGAATTTGCTTATGTTTTATCATGTACTCTGTGCCTTTTGCTTGACAGTTCTTTTTAATCAAGTACTTTTGCTTCTACCTTATCAGGAGAAGAAATTGATGCACAGCATTCGCCAGTATCAGGTTCCTTTGCAGAAGTACATTGCTTTGATGGAACTGGAGGTAATGCAAATTGGCTTCTCCGTTCTAGTTTCTTCTCACTTTTAACTTAGAGCGTTCGTGTGGTATTTGAcacagaaaattagattttctggttttgatgCCAAAGAGTATTGAAGTTTCCACCTTCATATTGTATCTGAGGATGGCCAGTTGATTGTCTGTTTAAGATTTTCTTGctactaaccttttacaggagagaaatgaaagattattcTACAAGCTTCTTATTGATAATGTGGAGGAACTGCTCCCTATTGTGTATACTCCCACTGTTGgtgaggcttgccaaaaatatGGGAGCATTTTTAGGCGTCCCCAGGGTCTCTTCATTAGTTTGAAGGAGAAGTATGATCTGTGTGGAAGCTATTCTTTCGAAGGTTACTTGTAGGGTATTATTTTACTCATCCAAATTAAATTTTTTGGAGCTAGCAGGGGTAAGATTCTTGAGGTTTTGAAGAACTGGCCTGAGAGGGCAATCCAAGTTATAGTTGTGACTGATGGTGAAAGAATATTGGGACTTGGGGACCTTGGCTGCCAGGTAAAAGCTGAAGTTCAACATATTTCTGCTTTTCTTCTGTGAATGTACataatttggatttaaatgtgCTGTATTTTCAACAATTCAGTTATGATGCTTGATTGGTTCAGTAGACTTCACTGGACTTGTTTTGCACTATTACAGGGAATGGGAATACCTGTTGGGAAATTGGCTCTGTACACTGCACTTGGAGGTGTCAGACCTTCAGCTGTAAGCATCAAAGTTTCCCTAAGCTTCTGGTTTTACTTGAAAAATATTAGATTAGAAACTCTTTTTTGGCACCATAAAGGGTGTCTGGAGTCataatcattttgcatatgttgAACCTGAGCAGTAAAGTTAAAGCTTCTAATCAGGTTTGTTGTGGGTACAACCTTCTCTGGTTGATTGGAGTTTTTGAGTGAAATTTGGTCATTTGGATTTCTGTGATGGCTTCGATCTTACTTGTGCAGTGTTTGCCTATTACCATTGATGTGGGGACAAATAATGAGAAGCTACTAAATGATGAATTCTACATCGGTCTCAAACAGAAGAGACCAACTGGAAAGGTGAAAATTTAGTACATTCTGCATGCGTGCTTCTGTATCACCATCTTTTGATTATGGGTTCCTTAGGGTTGACGTGATTTGTACTTTTAATCACAGGAATATTATGACTTCCTCCATGAGTTCATGACTGCTGTAAAACAGAATTACGGAGAAAAAGTCCTTGTACAGGTTAGTCCCCATACCTGTCAAAAGGTGGCCATATGAGATGATACCATGCTTTcagggtgtgtgtgtgtgtgttcttttttttgctttttttttttttcaataatgtaGTTGTGGATAGAATTATTAATTCAATCTCTAACTCTGCAGTTTGAAGATTTTGCAAATCACAATGCTTTTGAGCTGTTGGCCAAATATGGTACCACCCATCTGGTATTCAATGATGACATACAGGTATGTGGATGCTTACTAGTAGAACCTTGTTGCAGGATTCCCCTTGCTTATTTATAAACATGACCTTGTTTATTTCAGGGGACAGCATCTGTTGTCCTTGCTGGTCTTGTTGCATCACTTAAATTGCTTGGGGGGACCTTGGCTGAGCATACGTTTTTGTTCCTTGGTGCTGGAGAGGTAAAGCTCTGGCTTTTGCTCAAACTATTGAAGTGCATTTCTGTATTATGAAGATAAAATGTAAAACCCCATTTTGACCTGTCTCTTCGACCGGCATGAGCACATCTGTATGTATTAAAACAAGTAGAAGATGAAAGGAATGATAATTTAGGcttacatttttatttttttttaatcttttgggTACCATAGAGGTGTTTCAACTTTCTTAGTGTATATTTTCCTGCTCTACATGGTTCCCTTGCTGAGACACGTGATGCAAACATGTGCAAGATTGAGCTTTCATATCTCACCTAGTTGTCTTGTAATTGCAGGCTGGTACTGGCATAGCAGAGCTTATAGCCCTTGAAATGTCAAAGAAGGTAAGGACTTGTACCTCTCATTCTGTGTACGGTGAGGAATTCTATTCAGCGGGTTATTTGCAGTGATGTTTTATATCCATGCAAAATTGCAGGCAAATGTTTCTGTTGAAGAGTTGCGTAAGAAGATTTGGCTGGTGGACTCAAAGGTCGTAAAATATTTAATGATTTTCTCTTGGACCATATTTTGGTATTGGTCTTGTTGGTTATTATTTTGTACTGTTACATGGATATGATTATCTAGATTCTCGAATATGCACTCATCGGGAATCATATTGCAGGGTTTAATTGTTAGTTCTCGTAAGGAGTCCCTTCAAcacttcaagaagccttgggcTCATGAGTGTGAACCCGTTAACAATCTTTTAGATGCTATTAAGGTTGGTTTATTCTCAATACATATATGCAACCTTTAATAAAACTTTCACAAGCCTTAATCTTTTTTTCATGTGAACTTCATCAGGCTGTCAAGCCTACCGCCCTAATTGGGACCTCTGGAGTTGGAAAACAATTTACAAAGGAGGTCATTGAGGCTATGGCTGCCTTGAACGAGGTTTGTTAATCTCTCTCCTTTCTCGAGGAAATAAAAGCCAGTACAGGCTTAATTCAGTCTCATATTAAATGCATGATATGCAGAAACCTCTTATTATGGCTCTTTCGAACCCAACCTCACAATCTGAGTGCACTGCTGAAGAAGCTTATAAATGGTCTGAGGTGAGATAAATAAAAGTTTTTACTGAGCATTGGTTCTCGTCATACGGCCATTAGGTCTTGTAAAGTGTTTTTGTTGGTTTGTTTATTTGTGATCAAATTATATGGTAGTGTGACCGTGATTCTATAACCAAATCTTTCTTTTCAATGTGTGGTATTGGAAAAGGGTCGAGCAATATTTGCAAGTGGAAGTCCATTTGACCCTGTTGAATTCAACGGCAAAGTTTACGTCCCTGGccaggtttaataaatttctcaTGTTCCTAATTTTGTCACAGTTTCCTTCATTAACCGAGCGGACAGTAATTAAATTATGCTGTCTTGGGAATGCAGGCAAACAATTGCTACATATTTCCTGgatttggttttggtttggtcATGTGTGGTGCAATTCGTGTTCATGATGATATGCTTCTGGCAGCATGTAAGTATTTGCATGTCGAGGTTTGCTGTCTTGTTAATTGTAGTGTAGTATGTTGATACGTTTAGTCTCTATATTGGAACAGCGGAAGCTTTGGCTAAGCAAGTTACAGACGAGCATTATGCACGGGGGATGATTTATCCTCCATTTGCAAATATCAGAAAAATCTCAGCTCATATTGCGGCTGGTGTTGCTGCAAAAGCATATGAGCTCGGTGGGTGCTCTTTACATATTTTCCTATGCGGATGCTTAAAAGCCCCTCCTTTTTTATCTCTAAAACTCAAACGAGATTTGTGCCTGAATGCTGTTTGCTTATTATGTAGGTGTGGCAACACGGCTTCCTCGACCTGCGGATCTGGTGAAGTTCGCTGAAAGCTGCATGTACACTCCAAACTACCGAAGTTACCGGTGATTTCTCAGTTTTTCCTGCTGCTGGTGTGCTGAAAGCTGCATGTACACTCCAAACTACCGAAGTTACCGGTGATTTCTCAGTTTTTCCTGCTGCTGGTGTGCCTTCATCCAATGGTTTGTCTTATGGATGACTCAGGTGTCACAGTGGTCTCTAATAAGCTGCGACGAAATGTGTCTGTACCCTGCCACGTTATCAGCTGATTTGTGGTAAAAATATGACGCTTGCACTGGTCTGTGTTTCTCCTTGCTGTTGTGagatgaataaaatattttccGGAGTTTGGTTGCCCTTCAAATCGAATATTGTTGCTCCTTAACGAGTCCGggggatttttttgtttttttttccgggAGCAACTAGTTGAGGAGATCCAGAAGTGCAGCACACAGAACTACTACGTAATTTCTAGTTAGAACAAAAATTCAGGGAAAAAGTAGGGGTGGCAATGGAGTGGCGATCACCTCCCCCAACTCCCATCCCGTTGCATGTTAAGTCTTCCCGCCTCTGCCTTGTTCCCTGTCCTGTCCCGTTTTGCTTTTCCCGCTGGGGTACCTGtagggttaaaaaaaattttattatataattttattataattaaatttgagcaaataattaagtactaaaatatcaacacattatcaaattattattcattgtaattttacaattgaaattcataaaaataattaaataaaggTTATTTAAATACAAtctaatataataaaataaatataattaaaataatcaaaatttcacttttgatacaaatacaatcactaaattattagtgtttttttttaaaaaaaagtgttattgtattaagtgtagttaggaatttaacataaatgtattaataaatttagtttaaataattaataatttttattaataaacatgtataattaatagtataattgataatatcattatcaatatatatatatatatatatatatatataattatgtacatatacatatatattttttcaaatgaatgacGGGGCGAGGGAGTATACCCCGCCCCTGTCCCGTTTCTAAACGGGGAAAAAAGTCCCCCCACACATGCCCTAATGACCTCTCGCGGGTACCCACCCCCGTTGCCATTGCTAGGGAAAAGGGAAGGGATTTGTTTAAGCACTGCAGAACTTGCATTTTGCATAACGTGGTTGACATGGACGAAGTGAAAATGCCGGGAGGCAAAGACATTCTCAGTTATTTTGTACTCCGTAGTTGGAGAAGGGAAGGGCTTTCTCTTTGCCATTGCAAAGCTTGCATTTTGGATAACATGGTTCATGGGCTACGACAAGTAAATCCAGGAGCATAAACAACATGGCTGATTAGCCTAGGCCTTGGAGAAGTGATTCCGCAAGTGAGCCGGCATTTTCGtttatttcgtgcatttttttTATAGTCGCAGAAGTATTTAGTTGTTTACGGGGTATTTTACGGCATTCATGAGTACATTCAAATTAAATTTAACTTATTATGTCAATAAATATGCTTAGATACTTTCTAAAATAAACTTctaattttatataaaaatttaaccATCCCTACTTTCCTTGCATCTCCCTCAccagcccccccccccccccccaaaaacaaaaaacacaaaaaaaaaaacacccaacaaaaaaggagaaaaaaaaaggaacctgccacccacaaaaagaaaaaaaaaagaaaaaaaaaagaaagaaagaaaagttaaaaAGTGCAAACCAACTGATACAataatgagtgtgtttggatagacaattttttgggtttttt
The Coffea arabica cultivar ET-39 chromosome 6c, Coffea Arabica ET-39 HiFi, whole genome shotgun sequence genome window above contains:
- the LOC113691422 gene encoding NADP-dependent malic enzyme, giving the protein MESTMKDLRGGESVLDMSPRATVGGGVEDVYGEDRATEEQLVTPWVTSVASGYNLLRDPRYNKGLAFSEKERDAHYLCGLLPPALMTQELQEKKLMHSIRQYQVPLQKYIALMELEERNERLFYKLLIDNVEELLPIVYTPTVGEACQKYGSIFRRPQGLFISLKEKGKILEVLKNWPERAIQVIVVTDGERILGLGDLGCQGMGIPVGKLALYTALGGVRPSACLPITIDVGTNNEKLLNDEFYIGLKQKRPTGKEYYDFLHEFMTAVKQNYGEKVLVQFEDFANHNAFELLAKYGTTHLVFNDDIQGTASVVLAGLVASLKLLGGTLAEHTFLFLGAGEAGTGIAELIALEMSKKANVSVEELRKKIWLVDSKGLIVSSRKESLQHFKKPWAHECEPVNNLLDAIKAVKPTALIGTSGVGKQFTKEVIEAMAALNEKPLIMALSNPTSQSECTAEEAYKWSEGRAIFASGSPFDPVEFNGKVYVPGQANNCYIFPGFGFGLVMCGAIRVHDDMLLAASEALAKQVTDEHYARGMIYPPFANIRKISAHIAAGVAAKAYELGVATRLPRPADLVKFAESCMYTPNYRSYR